Below is a genomic region from Sphingopyxis terrae subsp. terrae NBRC 15098.
GAGCCCCATGCCGCCATAATCGACCTGTTGCAGGCTCGATTGCTCGATCAGCGCTGCCGTCGGCCGGTCGGTGACGATCGCGATGTCGCCCTGTTCGAACAGCGCGGGTTCGCAATAGAGGCGGCGCGCGCCGGTCTGCACCGCCATGCGCAGCAGCGTCAGCATTACGTCCCACTCGCCGGGCATCTCGGCGAGATCGCGCACCATCGCATCCGAAATACAGGCAAGCCCGCCCCAGCGCCGGGTCGCGTCGATGCGTTCGAACCCCTGCGTCAGCAGCGTATCGGCGGTGACGAGGATCGCCGGCGAACCGGGCTTGGCGATCGCGGCATAATGGGCGCTGCCCGCGCGCAAACCGTCGGCGACGAGGATGATGCGATCGTCGCCCTCGACCAGCGCCATCAGGTCGCTCGCCTCGCGCACCGGCGTCACCTTCATCCCGCGGCGGCGGATCCGGTCGCACGTTGCCAGCAGGTCGGCCGGCACCGCCGCGACGGCCACGGCGATATGCGTGACCCCGACGTCGGCAAGCCGCACCGCCTGCCGCTCGATCAGTGTCTCGCCCGCAATCGCGACGAGCGCGCGCAGGCCGCCGTCGGGCAGCATTTCGCTGGCGCCGACCAGCGCGATCAAGGCCATCGGCGCCCCCCATTTGCAGCACAGCTCATCGCCGCCGACCTTTAGGCGCGAAGGATCGATTGGCAAGCGATCATCTGCGCAAGCACCGCCATGACGTCATCCTTCCCGCCCCGCGCAAAAACGTTGCCGAGCCACGAAAAAATCACGCTGAAAGGCACCGAATCGCTGGCAAAGACACCGGTCATGGGCTAGGCCCGAAGCATCTCCCGATAGCGCAACAGAAGGCCGGGCTTTGACCGAAGAAAATACGCATTTGCCGCCGTCCGACGACGGCATTTCGCCGATCAACATCGTCGACGAAATGAAGACGTCTTACCTCGATTACGCGATGAGCGTAATCGTCAGCCGCGCGCTGCCCGACGTGCGCGACGGGTTGAAGCCGGTGCATCGCCGCATCCTCTATGCGGCGCAGGAAGGCGGCTTCATTCCCGGCCGCCCCTACAAGAAATCGGCGAAAATCGTTGGCGACGTCATGGGTAACTACCACCCGCACGGCGACAGCGCGATCTACGACGCTCTCGCCCGCATGACGCAGGACTGGTCGCTCCGCGTGCCGCTGATCGACGGCCAGGGCAATTTCGGCTCGATGGACCCCGATCCGCCGGCGTCGATGCGCTATACCGAAGCGCGCCTTGCCAAGACCGCGATGGTGCTGCTGAACGACCTCGACAAGGATACCGTCGACTTCCAGCCCAATTACGACGCGAGCCGCGAAGAGCCGACGGTGCTCCCGGCGCGTTTCCCGAACCTTCTCGTCAACGGCGCGGGCGGTATCGCGGTCGGCATGGCGACCAACATCCCGCCGCACAATCTTGGCGAAGTCGTCGATGCGACGCTCGCGATGATCGACCGCCAGCTCGAGGGCGGTCCGGACATCACCCTCGAAGAACTGATGGCGATCGTCCCTGGCCCCGATTTCCCGACCGGCGCGATGATGCTCGGCCAGGGCGGCGCGCGCAACGCCTATGCCACCGGCCGCGGCTCGATCATGATGCGTGCGACGCATATCATCGAGGAAGGCAGGAACGACCGCCAATCGATAGTTCTGACGTCCATTCCTTTTCAGGTCGGCAAGTCCGGACTCGTCGAGAAGATCGCCGAGGCGGCGCGCGACAAGCGCATCGAGGGCGTCGCCGACATCCGCGACGAATCGAACCGCGAGGGCGTTCGCGTCGTTATCGAGCTGAAGCGCGACGCCACCGCCGAGGTCGTTCTGAACCAGCTCTGGCGCCACACCCCGGCGCAGTCGAGCTTCCCCGCGAACATGCTCGCGATCCGTGGCGGCCGCCCTGAAATGATGGGGCTGAAGGATATTCTTTCGGCCTTCATCGCCTTCCGCGAAGAGGTCATCACCCGCCGCTGCAAATTCGAACTCGCCAAGGCGCGCGACCGGGCGCACATCTTGCTCGGCCTTGTCGTCGCGGTCAGCAATCTCGACGAGGTTGTGCGCATCATCCGCGGCTCGAACTCGCCCGCAGCGGCCCGCGAAGCGCTGCTCGCGCGCGAATGGCCGATCGGCGAAATCGCGCCCTATATCCGCCTCGTCGAAGCGATCGAGGGCGAGATGGAGGACACCGCGACCTATCGTCTTTCCGAAATACAGGTGAAGGCGATCCTTGACCTCCGCCTGCATCGTCTGACCGCACTCGGTCGTGACGAAATCGGCAAGGAACTCGGCGAGTTGGCGACCGAGATTGAGGAACTGCTTTCGATCCTCGCCGACCGCGTCAAACTCTATGGCGTGATGCGGGAAGAGCTGGTCGCGGTGCGCGACGAATTCGCCACCCCGCGCAAGACGCTCGTCGCCCCCGCCGCCGATGGCATCGACGACGAGGATCTGATCGAGCGCGAGGAGATGGTCGTTACCGTCACCCTCGACGGCTATATCAAGCGCACCCCGCTCGACACCTTCCGCGCCCAGCGTCGCGGCGGCAAGGGCCGCGCCGGCATGGCGACTAAGGACGAGGATGTCGTCACCGAATTGTTCGTCACCTCGACGCACACGCCGGTGCTGTTCTTCTCCACCGCGGGCAAGGTCTATCGCATGAAGGTATGGCGCCTGCCCGAAGGCGGGCCGGCCACGCGCGGCCGACCTATGATCAACCTGCTCCCGCTCGCGCAGGGCGAGACGATCTCGACCGTCCTCCCATTGCCCGAGGACGAGGGTGAATGGGGCAAGCTCCACGTCATGTTCGCGACCGCGAAGGGGAGCGTGCGTCGCAACAGCATGGACGCTTTCACCAACGTTCCGTCGAACGGCAAAATCGCGATGAAGTTCGAAGGCGAGGACGAAGACGACCGCTTGATCGGCGTCGCGCTGCTGGACGAAAGCGACGATGTGCTGCTCGCGACGCGGCAAGGCAAGGCGATCCGCTTCGCCGGTGACGATGTGCGCGAATTCCAGAGCCGTAATTCGACCGGCGTGCGCGGTATGCGTCTGGCCGACGGCGACGAGGTGATCTCGCTCTCGATCCTCCACCGCGTCGGCACCAGCAGCGAGGAGCGCGAAGCCTATCTGCGCGCCGCCCCGTGGAAAGACAATGAAAACGCGCCGACGCTGCCGGCCGACCGGATGGACGAGCTCGCCGCACGCGAACAGTTCATCCTGACGATCTGCGCCAACGGCTATGGCAAGCTGTCCTCCGCCTATGAATATCGCCGCACCGGTCGCGGCGGCCAGGGGATCACCAATATCGACAATATCGGCCGCAACGGCCCCGTCGTGGCGAGCTTCCCGGCAACGCAGGCGCATCAGCTGATGCTCGTGACCGATCAGGCGAAGCTCATTCGCATGGGGCTCGACAGCCTGCGCGTCATCGGCCGCGGATCGGCGGGCGTGCGGCTGTTCGACGTTGCCAAGGACGAACATGTCGTATCGGCGGCGCTGATCGAGGATAGCGAGGACGAAGCACTCGATGCGGCCGACGCCCCGGCGGAGGCAACGGAAGCGGTCGCCGGCGGGACCACCGACGCGGGACCGGACGGCGCCGGCGAATGACCGCCGGCACCGCCTTCAAGGTGCTGACCGCCGACCAGTGGATGGATTTCGAGCGCGAAGGCCTGTTCCACGGCGCCCCCGTGGACCATGCCGACGGCTATATCCACATGTCGACCGCCGAGCAGCTTGCCGAAACGCTCGCCAAACATTTTGCCGGGCAGCAGGGGCTGGTGATCGCCGAGGTCGACCTCGCGCAGCTCGGCAAGGCGGTGCGCTGGGAAGAGTCGCGCGGCGGCCAGCTTTTCCCACACCTGTACGGCACGTTGCCGATGACGGCGGTCATCCGGGTCGAGAGCCGCGACTGACGGCAGCGCTCGCGGCGAGCCTCAGGCCATGCCGCGCGCCAGGTCGAGCCGCGATGCGTCGCCCACCTGGCTACCGCCATCGCAGTCGAGGATCGTTCCGGTGATATAGCTCGCGGCGGGCGAGCAGAGGAAAACCGCCGATTCGGCGACCTCCGAAACCTTGCCCCAGCGCTTCATCGCGATGCGGGCATAATGCGCCTCGCGCGTCGCGTCGTCGGGCGCGAGCCGTTTCATGCCCTCGGTGTCGGCGATCGGTCCCGGCGAGATGCCGTTGACGCGCACATCGGGGCCCCATTCGAGCGCCAGCACCCGCACGAGCTGGTTGATCCCCGCCTTCGCCGCACAGGCATGCGCCTGCAGCGCCGAGGCATTGACCGCCTGCCCTGCGGTGATCGCGATCAGCGAGGCACCCGGCTTGTTGAGCAGATCGTGGCAGCCCCGAAACACGTTGAAGGTGCCATTGAGATCGATATCGACCACGGTGCGAAAGGCGTTGGCCGACATGCCGAGCACCGGCGCGAGGAAATTGCCCGCGGCGCCCGATATGACGATGTCCATCGGGCCGAACTTGTCCGCGACCGTCTCCATCACCCCGCGAATCGCGCCATAATCGCGCACATCGCCCGACAGCCCGATCGCGTCATGGCCGATTTCGTCGGCGGCGCGGCGCGCCTTGTCGGGATCGCGCCCCGCGACGGCAACGCGCGCGCCCAATTCGGCAAAACGCTTGGCAATGCCAAGGTTGATGCCGCTCGTGCCGCCCGCGACGAAAGCGGTCTTGCCGGCGAGCAGATTGTCGCGAAAACTGGTCATGGCCTCACTCTTCCCTTCGCTGTTTCAGCGCCTTCGCCCCGCGCCGCCGCCCCATGCGGGGTTGACGGATCGGATTCGGTCGCCTTTTGAAACGCAACCAGACAGCAAGGATGATCAGATGGCAAGTGGCCCCACGTCGCACTCCTACATCTCGCAGCGGTTGAAGCTGCACTATGTCGATTGGGGCAATGCCGACGCGCCGCCCTTGCTTCTCGTGCATGGCGGGCGCGATCATTGCCGCAACTGGGACTGGGTCGCCGAAAAGCTGCGCGATCGCTATCATGTCATCGCGCCCGACCTGCGCGGCCATGGCGACAGCGCCTGGTCGCCCGACGGCAATTACGACATGGACGCCTTCGTCTATGACCTGGCGCAGCTCATCCACCAGCTCGATCTGTCGCCGGTGACGATCGTGTCGCATTCGATGGGCGGCAATGTCGCATTGCGCTACACCGGGCTCTATCCGGACACCGTATCCAAGCTCGTCGCGATCGAGGGGCTTGGCCCCTCGCCCAAGCTGATCGCCGAACGCCTCGCAACCCCGGTCGCCGACCGGTTCCGCAAATGGATCGACGACAAACGACAGGCGGCGGGCCGTTCGCCGCGCCGTTATCCGACGCTCGACGATGCGCTGGCGCGGATGATGGGCGAAAATGCCTATCTGACCCCCGAACAGGCGCGTCACCTGACCATCCACGGCGTCAGCCGCAACGAGGATGGGACGTGGAGCTGGAAGTTCGACAATTATCTCAACATCTGGTCGGTTTTCGATCTGTCGCACGACGAAATCGCGTCGCTGTGGGCGGAAATCACATGCCCGACGCTACTGCTCTATGGCGCCAACAGCTGGGCGTCGAACCCGGCGAAGGACGGTCGGATCACACATTTCAAGTCCGCGCAGGTCATCGAGTTCGAGAACGCCGGCCACTGGCTGCACCACGACCAGTTCGAGCGGTTCATGTCCACGCTAGACGATTTCCTCTAATATTGGCCCCGAAGCCGCGCGATGGGCGCGCGCCGGGATCGGGCGATGGCATATAGCGGACAGCTTCCGGCGCGGCAGCGCGCCCTGGCAGGCGGCGGCGCGGCCCTGGCCGCGCTGCTGGTCGGCGCCGCGCTCGTCAGCAGCCTCGACATTGCGGTAATCCGCAAGGCCGGCGAGGCGATCAGCGCCATCGCGCTCCCCGCACCGAAACCTCCGCCGACACCCGCGACCCCCGCTCCGGCGAAAAGCGACGCGGCGAGCGGCAAGGCGTCGGCGGCGAACCGCTTTGCCAAGGCCGCGGCGGTCGCAGCGCCCAAGCCCCGGATCGTCCCGCCCGAGCCGCCTCCGGTCGCGGCGGCACCGCAGCCCGGCAGCGGCAGCGATCCATCGGCGGGCGCGACCCCAACCCCGGGCCCCGGATCGGGCGCGGGCGGACGCGGCGACGGCACCGGGTCCGGCGGTGCAGGCAGCGGAACCGGCGGCGGCACGCGCGCCGTGTGGCGCAGCGGAACGATCGAAGATAATGACTATCCCCGTGAGGCGCGCCGCGCGCATATCGGCGGGGTCGTCGAAGTACGCTTCACCATCGAGGCCAGCGGCCGCGTCAGCGGATGCCGGGTCAGCCGATCGAGCGGCGATGCCTCGCTCGATTCGACCACGTGCCGGCTGATCGAGGCGCGCTTTCGCTTCCGGCCCGCGACCAATGCGCGCGGCGAACCCGTCGCCAGCCCCTATGGCTGGCGGCAGAGCTGGTGGCTCGAGCCACGGCGCTAGTCACCGCCCCGCAGGCGAAGCCACACCCCGATCACTACCGCCACCTGCGACAAAGTCTCGACATTATCGCGAACGATTCGCATTATTGTTGACTCTGCGAACGACTCTCAATAGCGGACCCCCAACAACAACCATAAGGGGGTAACACCGTGAAGCCTGTTTCTTTCCTCGCTCTCTCCTGCGTCGGCAGCCTCGTCAGCGCGCCCGCGCTTGCCGCGACCGCCGACGATGCGCAGGATGCGCCCGGCTATCGGGAAAATATCATCGTCACCGGCACCAATGGCGTCGCGGTGGAAACGCCCAAATCGACCGCGCCGATCGTCGACACGCCGCAGACGGTGACCGTGGTGTCGGAGGAACAGATCAGGCAGCAGAATCTGCTCACGCTGCGCGACGCGCTTTCGACGATTCCGGGCATCACCTTCGGCGCGGGCGAAGGCGGCGGCGGCTATGGCGATTCGATCAACCTGCGCGGCTATTCGGCGAGCAACGACATCACCGTCGACGGCGTGCGCGACAGCGCACAGTACAGCCGGACCGACCCGTTCAACCTCCAGCAGATCGAAGTCTACAACGGCGCCAACTCGGTCTTCAACGGATCGGGCAGCGTCGGCGGAACGATCAATCTCGTCAGCAAGATTCCCTTCGCGCGCGATGCGACGACGGTGCAGGCCGCGGTAGGCACCGACAATTATTATCGGGCGGCGGTCGACAGCAACTGGCGGCTCAGCGAGCTGATCGCGGTGCGCCTCAACGCCATGTATCATGAAAATGACGTGCCCGGCCGCGACGTCGAATCCTATCAGCGCTGGGGCGTGGCGCCATCGATCACCATCGGCGTCGACAGCGACACCAGCCTGACCCTCGCCTATATTCACCAGGATGACGACAACACGCCGATCTATGGCGTCCCCTATTTCCTGAGCGGCGTGAACGATGGCCCGCTGCCGGGGGTCGATGACAGCTCCTATTTCGGCATCGTCAATCTGGACGAACAGAAGACCAAGGTCGACCGCTTCACCGCAACCTTCCGCCACGCGTTCAGCGATGCCGTGTCGATCCGTAACCTCACGCGTTGGCAGCGCGTCCACCAAGATAGCCAGACGAGCGCGCCGCAGGGTGTCTTCTGCCTGGCCAGTGGCCTGCAGCCGATCGGTGCGGCGCCCGATGCGACCGTCGGCGTCCCCTGCCCCAGCGGCCAGGATATGCCGGGCAATTATTACCCCGCCGGACCGCGCGGACTGGTCCGCGATCAGCTAAACGAACTGCTCTACAACCAGACCGACCTCACCATCGTCAGCGGTACCAAGGGCGGCATCCACAACACGCTGGTCATCGGCGGCTCGCTGAGCCAGGAGGATTATTCGATCGAGGTTGCGCAATTGCTGCGCAACGCGGGCGGCGCCACGCCCAATCCCGTGCAGGGACCGATCAGCTTGTCGAACCCCGACACCTATTGGTCGGGCCCGGTCAATTATGTCCGCACCGGCAACAGCTATGGCGATACGCGCGGCTGGGCGATTTACGCCTTCGACACGCTCGAGCTGTTGCCGATGTTCGAACTGAACGCCGGGCTGCGCTATGAAAATTCGCGCGCCAAATTCCGCGCGGACACCATAACGACGCCCGCAACCGGCGCGGTCTACACCCGCGGCGCCGACCAGATAAGCGACGAAAATCTCTTTTCCTATCGCGTCGGCGCGGTGTTCCACCCGGTCGAAAATGTCAGCCTCTATGCTGCCTATGGCAACAGCAAGACGCCGTCGTCGGCGACGGTCCGGCTCGGCTGCGGCACCAATTGCGATGTCGCGCCCGAAACCGGCCGCACTTACGAGATCGGGGCGAAGGCCGAGCTCATGGACAAGAAGCTGCTGCTCACCGCCGCTCTGTTCCGCAACGAACGCAGCAATTACCGCGTGCCGTCGAACGACGCCTCACTGCCCAGCTCGCTGCAGGTGCTCGACGGCAAGTCGCGCGTCGACGGCTTCGCGCTCGGCCTGACCGGCGCGATCACGCCCAACTGGTCGATCTTCGCCAATTACACCTATCTCGACGGAACGGTGCGGCAGAGCGTGTCGGACTATTGCATCGCCAACCCCGGCGGCGGCACCTGCACCAACAGCGCCGCGCTGCCCGATCCGCAGGCGGGCGACCGGCTGATCCAGACCCCGAAACATTCGGGCAGCCTGTTCACCACCTACACGCTGCCGTTCGGGCTGCAGATTGGCTATGGCCTGACCTATCAGGGCAGCTTTGCGACCAGCCAGCGCAACATGGCGCAGCGCTCGCAATATTTCGTCGACGATTATCTGATCCACCGCGCGTTCGTGTCCTATGAATTCGGCAACGGCCTGGTGGCGCAGCTCAATGTGTCGAACCTGACCAACGAGGATTATTACACCGGCGTGCGCAACAATGTGAACAGCACCACCGGCGTCGTCACCGGCGGCTGGGCGACGCCCGGCGAGGAACGCTCGGCGGTCCTCAGCCTCTTCTACCAATTCTGATTGCAACCCCGGGCGCGGCGATTGCCGCGCCCGGGCTTTTCGGCTTAGTAACGCGCATGATCCGCATCATTCCCGACCTCATCGATGCCGAGGGCGTCAAGGCGCTCCGCACCATCCTCGACCGCGCCGACTGGATCGACGGCAACGAGACGTCGGGACCGCAGGCGGCACTGGCCAAGCGCAACCAGCAGCTTCCCGAATTCGGCGACGCGGCGGTCGAGGCGGGCCGGATGGTGATCGACGCGCTCGGCCGCTCGCCGCTGTTCATGGCGGCGGCGCTGCCGCTCAAAATCTATCCGCCTTTCTTCAACCGCTATTCGGGCGGCGAGGCGTTCGGCGATCATATCGACAATGCCGTGCGGATGCGCCGCGGCACCGATTTCCGGATTCGCAGCGACCTGTCGGCGACGCTGTTTCTGGCCGACCCAGACAGCTATGAAGGCGGAGGCCTGGTCATCGACGGCATGGCCGATGCGCCCGGCGTCAAGCTCCCCGCCGGCCACCTCATCCTCTATCCGTCGAGCACCGTTCACCGCGTCGAACCGGTCACGGGCGGCGTCCGTGTCGCCAGTTTCATGTGGATTCAGTCGATGATCCGCGATCAGGCGCAGCGCAACCTGCTGTTCGACCTCGACCTGGGGGTTCAGGGCGCCGCCGCGGCAATGGGTCAGGGCGATCCGACCGTCGTCCGTCTGACCGGCGTCTATCACAATCTGCTGCGCCAATGGGCCGACGCCTGAAGGCCTGGCGTTCCTAATCCAGCATCGCGCGCCACTCACGCGAGACATATTCGCGGCCGTCCGCGATCATCTGCATCGCAAGACCCTGCGCATCGGCAAGCGCCATGCCCTGCTCAGGACCAACGACGGTGAGCGCGGTCGCCCAGCCGTCGGCGATCATGCAGCTGCGATGCACCACCGTCACCGACGCCACGCCGTTGACGAGCGGGCGCCCGCTGCGCGGATCGAAGCTGTGCGAATAATGGCGGCAGCCGTCGGTAAAGCCGCGCCGGTAATTGCCCGAGGTCGCGACCGACAGGTCGTGCAGCGCGAGCCGCCAGGGCGCGAGCGACTGGCCGGGCGGCGGCTCGACATCGACCCACCAGGGCTGTGCGTCGGGCTGCAGCCCCTCGCCGCGCAATTCGCCCCCGACTTCGATCAGGAAATGGCGCACCCCGCTCGCGAGCAGCTGCTCGGCAGCAAGATCGGCGCCGAATCCCTTGGCGATCCCCGACAGGTCGAGCGCCGCCCCCGTCCCGCGCCGGACGCGCGCCGCCGCGGCATCGAAGGCAATGTCAGGCGGTGCATCGGGCGGTGCGATCTCCGGCACCGCAGCGACCGGCCCCGCCGCACCGAAGCCCCAGCGTTCGGTCAGCAGCCCCAGCGCCGGATTGAACGCGCCGCCGCTCGCTTCGGCGATCGCGGTCGCCGCAGCCATCACGCGCGCAAATTCGGGCGGGATCGCGTGCCATTCCCCCGCGGGCGCGCGGTTCAGGCGCGACAGGTCCGATTCCGCTTCCCACTGGCTCATCTGCCGCACGACGCGATCGAGCGCGCGCCGGACGCTTTCGCCCGCCGACGCCGGTGCGTCGACCACCTGCAACGACCAGCTCGTGCCCATTGTCCGTCCCGAAAAGCTCCGGACCGGCACCCCCGGACGGCGCGCCGCAAAGGCGGCCGGCGTCAGCGCCCGGGGGATCAATATCCGGTCGGTCAGGGCGCCATGACCTCGAGCGTCGTCACATAGCTTGCGCGGCGGGCAAGCGGCGGCGGGCCGCCCTCGCCCTCTTCGCGCTCCGCCTGCGGCGTGGTGACGTTGAGCCAGTACATACCCGGTTCGAGCCAGCTGATCGCGACCTTGCCGTCAGCACCGGTCTTGAGGTCCATCTGGCCCAGCTGGTCGCGGTAGCGGATACCGCCCGGGATCACCGTGACGGGCAGGCCCGCCGCGGGCTTGCCGTCGAGCAGGAACTGAAAGGTCGCGGTTTCGCCCGCGAACAGATCATTGGGGTGCGTCACCGGCACCAGCTCGATCCCCTTGCCGGTCGGGGCGAACAGCGTCGTCGTCGGCTCACCCACCGTCACGAAAATCTCGTTGCGGTTGTTCGCCTCGGCGGTTCGCACATTGGTCGCCCCGGCGGGCAGGCGCTCGGCCAGATTGGCCGCCGTCGTCCCGCGCGGCAGGCGTTCGGTCTTGCCGTCCAGATCATAGCTGCCCATCAGCATGTCGGCGACCGAGGCGATGCGCCACGTCCCCTTCTGCGTCAGATGCACGTCGAAGGTGCTGCGATAGCGGCCGGTCGTCTTGTTCTCGATCGGCGCTTCGCTGCCGTCGGGCGCCCATGCCTTCATCGCGTCGAGCCGCAGCGGCTGATGCTCGAAATAGAACAGGTCGTTCGAAACGGCGGCATCGACCGTCACCCACGCATCGTCGCCCGACAGCACGGTCGAGGACGGCAGCATCCATTGGCGGTGCGCCTGCGCGGGCGCTGCGGCGAAAAGGGCCAGCGCGGCACTCGCGGCGATCAGCAATCGGGTCTTCATGATCGGTCCTCTCTGGATCAACGGAAGGAAATCGAAACGGTGCCAAGTTCGGCCTTGCCCGCCGCGCGCCCCCCGGCGCCGGCCTTGGCGGGCCAGCGGAACGGAATGCGCAGCAACTCGCGCCCGCCGACTTCGCGCGCAGCCTCGATCACCAGGACATAGTCGCCGGACGCCTGCGCGCCGAGCTGCGCGCGGCTGAAGGATATCCTGTGCGTGCCCGGCGCGCGCGTCGCACCCGTCACGCCATTGGCCGGAAAACGCATCGAACGGCCCGAGGCGCGCCACCACTGCCGCACGTCGCGCAGCCATTTGGTGCCCTCGTTATTCTTCATGTCATGGTCGTACCAGATCGCGACGGTCCTCGCGGGCGCGCCGGCCTTCTCTACCCAGATGGCGACATAGGGCCGATGATATTCGGCGACCTTGATCTGCGGGATAGTGACGCTGACCTCCATCATCCCCGGATCGGCGGCGAGCGCCGGCGCCGACAGCGCCGCGCCCAGCCCCAGCGAGGCGCCGGTCAGGACGGATCGAAACTCGGTTTGCATGGCATCTCCTTAATGGATGAAGAGGATCGCGATGGTGGCGGGGATCGCCACCCCCGCGCCGACGAGCGGCCAGGTGCTCTTGCGCTTGGCCGAATGAAGCTGAAGC
It encodes:
- a CDS encoding DUF4198 domain-containing protein, which translates into the protein MKTRLLIAASAALALFAAAPAQAHRQWMLPSSTVLSGDDAWVTVDAAVSNDLFYFEHQPLRLDAMKAWAPDGSEAPIENKTTGRYRSTFDVHLTQKGTWRIASVADMLMGSYDLDGKTERLPRGTTAANLAERLPAGATNVRTAEANNRNEIFVTVGEPTTTLFAPTGKGIELVPVTHPNDLFAGETATFQFLLDGKPAAGLPVTVIPGGIRYRDQLGQMDLKTGADGKVAISWLEPGMYWLNVTTPQAEREEGEGGPPPLARRASYVTTLEVMAP
- a CDS encoding DUF2271 domain-containing protein codes for the protein MQTEFRSVLTGASLGLGAALSAPALAADPGMMEVSVTIPQIKVAEYHRPYVAIWVEKAGAPARTVAIWYDHDMKNNEGTKWLRDVRQWWRASGRSMRFPANGVTGATRAPGTHRISFSRAQLGAQASGDYVLVIEAAREVGGRELLRIPFRWPAKAGAGGRAAGKAELGTVSISFR